A stretch of Endozoicomonas sp. SCSIO W0465 DNA encodes these proteins:
- a CDS encoding YecA family protein, translating to MSNTRASVEALLQPFTESDDGSETGTLDYHGLHGFLTALTICPIDLTEQVRNESIFDGEVELPAASANELNELIARMQTTIDRGFNDEDEGFFLSCESEELEDHDDEALANWCTGFMVAHFLDEDVWFGTSEQEVCELLLPIMLASGLFDDEQEFQDIRRDSKLTEDMCSQIPEVLMELYLIFNAPEEKKPHPSGKRRS from the coding sequence ATGTCCAATACCCGTGCTTCTGTGGAAGCGCTGTTACAGCCTTTCACTGAATCTGATGATGGCAGCGAAACCGGAACTCTTGACTACCATGGTCTCCACGGTTTCCTGACAGCCCTGACCATCTGCCCCATAGACCTGACCGAGCAGGTACGGAACGAGAGTATTTTTGATGGTGAGGTTGAGCTTCCGGCAGCCAGTGCCAATGAGTTGAATGAACTTATTGCCAGAATGCAAACGACCATCGACCGGGGATTTAACGACGAAGATGAGGGTTTTTTCCTCTCCTGCGAATCCGAAGAGCTGGAAGACCACGACGATGAAGCCCTTGCCAACTGGTGCACCGGTTTTATGGTGGCTCACTTCCTCGATGAAGACGTCTGGTTCGGAACCAGTGAACAGGAGGTCTGTGAACTCCTGCTGCCGATCATGCTGGCCTCAGGCCTGTTTGATGATGAACAGGAGTTTCAGGATATTCGCAGGGACAGCAAGCTCACAGAGGATATGTGCAGCCAGATTCCCGAAGTGTTGATGGAACTTTACCTGATCTTCAACGCACCGGAAGAGAAAAAGCCCCACCCATCCGGAAAACGCCGTTCATAG
- a CDS encoding SprT family zinc-dependent metalloprotease: MQNDLHQIEQRILELYQEAESFFQKPFRKPYIRLDLTGETAGQAWIEKHQLRFNKVLLQENREHFIRQTVAHEVAHLLAYELFGPKIRAHGKEWHGIMARVFRLPADRCHRYDTGRSSRKQWLYQCHCHGKTIHLSTVRHNRSQRGTVYLCTACKGPLKFLGQPPSTSNKSSPYFSSLN, from the coding sequence TTGCAGAACGACCTTCACCAAATTGAACAGCGGATTCTTGAGCTGTACCAGGAAGCGGAAAGCTTTTTTCAAAAGCCGTTCAGGAAACCTTATATCCGGCTGGATCTAACCGGAGAGACAGCAGGTCAGGCGTGGATCGAAAAACATCAGCTTCGCTTTAATAAGGTACTGCTTCAGGAAAACCGTGAGCACTTTATCCGGCAAACTGTCGCTCATGAGGTGGCACATCTTCTGGCCTATGAACTGTTTGGCCCGAAAATCCGTGCCCACGGGAAAGAATGGCATGGGATAATGGCCAGGGTATTCAGACTTCCCGCGGATCGTTGTCATCGATATGACACGGGAAGAAGCAGCCGGAAGCAGTGGCTGTATCAATGCCATTGCCATGGCAAGACGATTCACCTGAGCACGGTACGTCACAACCGCTCCCAGCGGGGAACGGTTTATCTGTGCACAGCCTGTAAAGGGCCATTAAAATTTCTCGGTCAGCCTCCTAGCACTTCTAACAAGTCGTCACCGTATTTCTCCAGCTTAAATTGA
- the recQ gene encoding DNA helicase RecQ, which produces MSDPALDILKNTFGYPSFRGFQQEVIHEIVAGRDALVLMPTGGGKSLCYQIPALLRGGTAVVVSPLIALMDDQINSLRELGIRADCLHSAMIPEDRLQVERELLIGDLDLLYVAPERLLTESMQRLLDQIQVALFAIDEAHCVSQWGHDFRPEYLQLSCLQTRFPGVPRIALTATADQRTRREICERLGLGTARVFTDSFNRPNIFYRISQKKQGKQQLLNFLNKEHPEDSGIVYCLSRKKVEQTAQWLAQSGRKALPYHAGLSPEERRANQHRFIVEEGIIIVATIAFGMGIDKPDVRFVAHLDLPRSIEAYYQETGRAGRDGLPATAWMVYGLQDVVLLKQLHARSSASVHIQQIEQQKLEAMLALCEVTGCRRQVLLNYFDEPLDKPCGYCDLCLEPPEIWDGTEVARKALSCIYRSGQSFGVAHLVDILLGKSTHKTRRFGHDRLSTFGIGTELDQSTWRSVFRQLVARGYVNVDHDSHGALKLNERCRSLLKGDESIQLRRDRYEPSRKYESEYREVGRVVVEEHDQQLWEALRQWRRTHAEEQNVPAYVILNDKTLMELIKHRPQSRLELSRITGIGQFKLEKYGDDLLEVLGG; this is translated from the coding sequence ATGTCTGATCCTGCCCTGGATATTTTAAAAAATACATTTGGTTACCCATCCTTTCGAGGATTCCAGCAAGAAGTGATTCATGAAATCGTTGCTGGTCGTGATGCCCTGGTATTGATGCCTACAGGGGGAGGGAAATCGCTCTGTTACCAGATACCCGCGTTATTAAGAGGTGGTACGGCAGTTGTCGTTTCACCGTTGATCGCATTAATGGATGATCAGATCAACAGCCTCCGGGAACTGGGTATTCGTGCTGATTGCCTGCACTCTGCCATGATTCCGGAAGACCGGCTTCAGGTTGAGCGGGAACTGCTGATCGGTGACCTTGATTTATTGTATGTAGCACCCGAAAGGCTGCTGACTGAGTCTATGCAGCGGCTGCTGGATCAGATTCAGGTGGCTTTGTTTGCTATTGATGAGGCGCACTGTGTTTCTCAGTGGGGGCACGATTTCCGGCCGGAATACCTGCAGCTCTCCTGTTTGCAAACTCGGTTTCCCGGGGTTCCCAGAATTGCCCTGACAGCGACTGCTGATCAGAGAACCCGCCGGGAAATCTGTGAACGACTGGGGCTTGGAACCGCCCGGGTATTTACGGACAGCTTTAACCGGCCCAATATTTTCTACCGGATCAGCCAGAAGAAGCAGGGTAAACAGCAGTTACTGAACTTTCTTAATAAAGAGCATCCCGAAGATTCCGGAATTGTTTATTGCCTTTCCCGTAAGAAAGTGGAGCAGACTGCCCAGTGGTTGGCGCAGTCAGGGCGAAAGGCGCTGCCCTACCATGCCGGGCTTTCACCGGAAGAACGGCGGGCCAACCAGCACCGGTTTATCGTCGAAGAAGGGATCATCATTGTCGCAACCATTGCCTTTGGAATGGGGATTGATAAACCGGATGTCCGGTTTGTTGCCCACCTCGACCTGCCAAGAAGTATTGAAGCCTATTATCAGGAGACCGGACGTGCAGGCCGGGATGGTCTGCCCGCTACCGCCTGGATGGTTTATGGCCTGCAGGATGTGGTGCTACTCAAGCAGCTGCATGCTCGCTCCAGCGCCAGTGTGCATATTCAACAGATAGAGCAGCAAAAGCTGGAAGCCATGCTGGCGCTTTGTGAGGTGACCGGATGCAGACGACAGGTGTTGTTGAATTACTTTGATGAGCCTCTGGATAAACCTTGCGGCTATTGTGACTTGTGTCTTGAGCCACCGGAAATATGGGATGGAACCGAAGTTGCCCGCAAGGCGTTGTCCTGTATTTACCGGAGTGGGCAGAGCTTTGGGGTGGCCCATCTTGTGGATATTCTACTGGGGAAAAGTACCCATAAAACCCGCCGCTTTGGTCATGACCGTCTTAGCACCTTCGGCATCGGCACCGAGCTGGATCAGAGCACCTGGCGGTCGGTCTTTCGCCAGCTGGTGGCCAGGGGGTACGTGAATGTGGATCATGACAGTCATGGTGCCCTTAAATTGAACGAGCGTTGCCGTTCACTGCTAAAAGGGGATGAAAGCATTCAGTTGCGTCGTGACCGCTATGAGCCATCGAGAAAGTATGAGAGCGAGTATCGTGAGGTCGGTCGTGTGGTTGTGGAAGAGCATGACCAGCAGTTGTGGGAAGCTTTACGCCAATGGAGACGTACGCATGCTGAAGAACAGAATGTCCCCGCTTATGTCATCCTGAACGACAAGACGCTGATGGAGCTGATAAAGCATCGTCCCCAATCCCGTCTTGAATTGTCAAGAATAACCGGAATAGGTCAATTTAAGCTGGAGAAATACGGTGACGACTTGTTAGAAGTGCTAGGAGGCTGA